The following are encoded together in the Pleurocapsa sp. FMAR1 genome:
- the leuC gene encoding 3-isopropylmalate dehydratase large subunit, with protein sequence MSQGTLFDKVWDLHTVGTLPSGQTQLFIGLHLIHEVTSPQAFAMLRARNLKVLFPERTVATVDHIVPTKNQARPFADQLAEEMMQALEKNTQDYGIKFYNVGSGNQGIVHVIAPEQGLTQPGMTVACGDSHTSTHGAFGAIAFGIGTSQVRDILASQTLALAKLKVRKIEINGKLPHGVFAKDVILHIIRQLGVKGGVGYAYEFAGTTFEGMSMEERMTVCNMSIEGGARCGYINPDETTFTYLKGRDFAPQAEAWDNAVTWWRSIRSDDNAVYDDVVTFEAAEIEPTITWGITPGQGLGINENIPMADGLPPGERAIAQEAYSYMKLTPGKPIKGTKIDVCFIGSCTNGRISDLREAAKVAQGHHVASGVKAFVVPGSERVKQEAEAEGLNTIFKQAGFEWREPGCSMCLAMNPDKLEGTQISASSSNRNFKGRQGSSTGRTLLMSPAMVVAAAVKGQVADVREL encoded by the coding sequence ATGAGTCAGGGAACACTATTTGATAAAGTTTGGGATTTACATACCGTTGGCACATTGCCTTCTGGTCAAACTCAGCTATTTATTGGTCTACATCTAATCCACGAAGTAACCAGTCCCCAGGCTTTTGCGATGCTGCGAGCCAGAAACCTCAAAGTATTGTTTCCTGAGAGAACAGTTGCCACAGTCGATCATATTGTGCCGACAAAAAACCAGGCTCGTCCTTTTGCCGATCAATTAGCAGAAGAGATGATGCAGGCACTAGAAAAAAATACTCAAGACTATGGCATTAAATTTTATAATGTTGGTTCTGGTAATCAGGGCATAGTCCACGTAATAGCCCCCGAACAAGGTCTAACTCAGCCAGGAATGACCGTTGCCTGTGGTGATTCTCATACCTCGACTCATGGAGCATTTGGCGCGATCGCTTTTGGCATTGGTACCTCCCAAGTCAGGGATATCTTAGCTTCCCAAACCCTTGCCCTAGCTAAACTAAAAGTTCGCAAAATTGAGATAAATGGTAAATTACCTCATGGGGTATTTGCTAAAGATGTGATTCTGCATATCATTCGTCAACTTGGAGTCAAGGGTGGAGTAGGTTATGCCTACGAATTTGCAGGCACTACTTTTGAAGGTATGAGTATGGAAGAACGAATGACTGTCTGTAATATGTCTATCGAAGGTGGGGCGCGTTGCGGATATATAAATCCCGATGAAACCACTTTTACCTATCTCAAAGGTCGGGATTTTGCGCCTCAAGCAGAAGCCTGGGATAATGCGGTTACTTGGTGGCGCAGTATTCGTAGCGATGATAATGCAGTTTACGATGATGTAGTTACCTTTGAAGCTGCTGAGATTGAACCAACCATAACCTGGGGCATTACTCCAGGACAGGGATTGGGTATCAATGAAAATATCCCTATGGCTGATGGTTTACCTCCAGGAGAGCGAGCGATCGCCCAAGAGGCATATAGCTACATGAAATTAACTCCAGGAAAACCGATTAAAGGTACAAAAATTGACGTTTGTTTTATTGGTAGCTGCACCAACGGTAGAATTAGCGATCTAAGGGAAGCTGCAAAAGTTGCTCAGGGGCATCATGTGGCATCGGGAGTCAAAGCCTTTGTTGTTCCTGGTTCAGAAAGGGTAAAACAAGAGGCAGAAGCAGAAGGCTTAAATACAATTTTTAAGCAAGCGGGGTTTGAATGGCGTGAACCAGGCTGTTCAATGTGTTTGGCAATGAATCCAGACAAACTAGAAGGAACGCAAATTAGTGCGTCCTCTTCTAATCGTAACTTCAAAGGTCGCCAAGGTTCATCTACAGGCAGAACATTACTCATGAGTCCGGCAATGGTAGTAGCAGCAGCGGTCAAAGGTCAGGTAGCTGATGTGCGAGAGCTTTAG
- a CDS encoding GIY-YIG nuclease family protein produces the protein MSIQVEIPSLSSLKYLAYLNNDGCIDEDIQGKIGVYAIFDRVQELQYVGYSRDVYLSLKQHLIRQPENCYWVKLQTITRPSRKILDDIASAWIAENGQTPVGNDINQSLWSEPIDANPTMTEEEKAQYQQNDELGQTKIRKKVARRVEAKIQQQLSDRGVKMNIRFNPKLKEKGLLDLK, from the coding sequence ATGTCTATCCAGGTCGAAATCCCGTCTCTTTCAAGTTTGAAATATTTGGCGTATTTAAACAATGATGGGTGCATTGATGAAGATATTCAAGGAAAAATAGGAGTCTATGCAATTTTTGATCGAGTTCAAGAATTGCAGTATGTAGGCTATTCCCGCGACGTTTATCTCAGCCTCAAGCAGCATCTAATTCGCCAGCCTGAAAACTGTTACTGGGTAAAGCTACAAACTATTACTCGCCCCAGTCGCAAAATATTAGACGATATTGCCTCGGCTTGGATAGCTGAAAATGGACAAACTCCTGTAGGTAATGACATCAACCAGTCTCTTTGGAGCGAACCTATTGATGCCAATCCGACTATGACAGAGGAAGAAAAGGCACAATATCAGCAAAACGATGAATTAGGACAAACTAAAATACGAAAGAAGGTAGCCAGACGCGTAGAAGCTAAGATTCAACAGCAATTAAGCGATCGCGGAGTTAAAATGAATATTCGCTTCAATCCTAAACTAAAGGAAAAAGGTCTATTAGACTTAAAGTAA
- a CDS encoding serine/threonine-protein kinase, which translates to MKAVLLNNRYRIIKTLGRGGFGETYLTEDTHMPSGRKCVLKQLKPIVKQPKTPLWMKERFQREAAILEELGEGSSQIPRLYAYFSEDDKFYLVQEWIEGLTLEQYWQQFGNLHRDEVRQILVKLLPVLDYVHSRRIIHRDIKPENIILRQGDKQPFLIDFGAVKEAIATEVNQSGSTFSASIGTPGYMSSEQAAGRPIYSSDLYSLGLTAIFLLTGKSPNELETDPQNGEIVWIEHAFNLDSELVAILDRAIKFHPRDRFSTAQEMLNALNSGFNTAQSSNLTGATLNLAPGINSLANNHTFPKNSSNTVAIASKNSKKPKKRSLLATVGLFALIATGVAAGTLATGFIVISNLFKSSEPAQQQAQVEQQTRKPDIFQPTKEKAQELPTAKKKKNRDEIQQEKLEKIASNIKKEEQSATEIKANDSAATDSKPSKTLAKVDPDPASEINIPILTTGTSESELVSTLGQPNSERKGWQPNSKVLDYYNVIPDRVNLSYQSDNTGKIRQTDIALNQSVSLGAMQQTLAKLLGEDAPADIKEKLRSVYNRQTNFSFFKLNNLEGKVQRDSKDRINISVWESGFQQ; encoded by the coding sequence ATGAAAGCTGTACTGCTAAACAACCGCTATCGCATTATCAAAACTCTGGGGAGGGGAGGTTTTGGTGAGACATATTTAACTGAAGATACTCATATGCCTTCAGGGCGTAAATGTGTGTTAAAGCAGCTTAAACCAATCGTCAAGCAGCCAAAAACTCCTTTGTGGATGAAGGAAAGGTTTCAGCGAGAAGCAGCAATCTTAGAAGAGTTAGGGGAAGGCAGCAGCCAAATTCCTCGGCTTTATGCTTATTTTTCCGAAGACGACAAGTTTTACTTAGTACAGGAGTGGATTGAAGGGCTAACCCTAGAGCAATATTGGCAACAATTCGGAAATTTGCACCGTGATGAGGTTAGGCAAATTCTGGTAAAGCTTTTACCTGTATTAGATTATGTTCACAGCCGTCGTATTATTCATCGAGATATCAAGCCTGAAAATATTATTCTCCGCCAGGGAGATAAGCAACCATTTTTGATTGACTTTGGGGCGGTAAAAGAAGCGATCGCTACAGAAGTAAATCAATCTGGTAGTACCTTTTCCGCTTCTATTGGTACTCCTGGCTATATGTCTTCAGAGCAAGCAGCAGGTCGTCCTATATACTCTAGCGATCTTTATAGCTTGGGCTTGACCGCAATTTTCTTACTTACGGGGAAATCTCCTAATGAACTAGAAACTGATCCCCAAAATGGCGAAATTGTTTGGATAGAACACGCCTTTAACCTGGATTCTGAGTTAGTTGCCATACTTGATCGAGCAATTAAATTTCATCCCCGCGATCGCTTTAGCACTGCTCAAGAAATGCTAAATGCTCTTAATAGCGGATTTAATACTGCTCAATCTAGCAATCTTACAGGAGCAACCTTAAATCTTGCCCCAGGGATAAATTCCCTTGCTAACAACCATACATTCCCCAAAAATAGCAGTAATACTGTTGCTATAGCCTCCAAAAACAGTAAAAAACCCAAAAAACGCAGCCTATTAGCAACAGTGGGTTTATTTGCTCTAATTGCTACGGGAGTTGCAGCAGGAACTTTGGCTACAGGTTTTATCGTCATTTCTAATTTATTCAAATCTTCTGAACCAGCCCAACAACAAGCTCAGGTTGAGCAACAGACCCGCAAACCAGATATATTTCAACCCACCAAAGAAAAGGCACAAGAATTACCCACAGCAAAAAAGAAAAAAAATAGAGACGAAATTCAGCAAGAAAAGCTAGAAAAAATTGCCTCAAATATTAAAAAAGAAGAGCAATCGGCAACAGAAATAAAGGCAAATGATTCAGCAGCAACAGACAGCAAACCATCCAAGACCTTAGCCAAGGTCGATCCAGATCCAGCGTCAGAAATAAATATACCAATTTTGACTACAGGAACGTCGGAAAGCGAGCTAGTCAGCACTCTAGGACAACCAAATTCTGAAAGAAAAGGCTGGCAGCCAAACAGCAAAGTTCTTGATTACTACAATGTAATTCCCGATCGAGTTAATCTTAGCTATCAATCAGATAACACAGGTAAAATACGTCAAACAGACATAGCTCTTAATCAATCGGTAAGCTTGGGGGCAATGCAGCAAACCCTGGCTAAACTGTTGGGAGAAGATGCTCCTGCTGATATTAAAGAAAAATTACGCAGCGTTTATAATCGTCAAACTAACTTTAGTTTCTTCAAGTTGAATAATCTAGAGGGCAAGGTTCAGCGAGATTCTAAAGATAGAATCAATATTTCCGTCTGGGAAAGTGGATTTCAGCAATGA